In Mycobacteriales bacterium, a single window of DNA contains:
- a CDS encoding 2'-5' RNA ligase family protein: MPYAVELALDPAADARVRAAWAALDAAGVPSLGSVPGAAYDPHVSLAVLDGEPDPDAVAAALRRVLRDAAGTPLPLEHLGFFLTAESVAFLGVRPTTALLALHERTVAAVAPLAEVWPYYRPGAPMPHCTLAMGVRDHAAVVAVLARAALPVPAVAAGAHLVDVATGRRVAGLA, translated from the coding sequence GTGCCGTACGCCGTGGAGCTCGCGCTGGACCCCGCCGCCGACGCGCGGGTGCGGGCGGCGTGGGCCGCGCTGGACGCGGCCGGTGTGCCGTCGCTCGGGTCGGTGCCCGGCGCGGCTTACGACCCGCACGTGTCGCTCGCGGTGCTCGACGGCGAGCCGGACCCCGACGCGGTCGCGGCGGCGTTGCGGCGGGTGCTCCGCGACGCGGCCGGGACGCCGTTGCCGCTGGAGCACCTGGGCTTCTTCCTCACCGCGGAGTCGGTGGCGTTCCTCGGCGTGCGGCCGACGACCGCGCTGCTCGCGCTGCACGAACGCACGGTCGCCGCAGTGGCCCCGCTCGCGGAGGTGTGGCCGTACTACCGCCCGGGCGCGCCAATGCCACACTGCACGCTGGCCATGGGGGTGCGCGACCACGCGGCGGTCGTCGCGGTGCTGGCGCGGGCGGCGTTGCCGGTGCCGGCGGTGGCGGCGGGC